One genomic window of Struthio camelus isolate bStrCam1 chromosome 1, bStrCam1.hap1, whole genome shotgun sequence includes the following:
- the LOC104137783 gene encoding mid1-interacting protein 1-B, producing MEQYFSATQKMEQEVMFPSLLRGVFPEPDEAAPAADGRKDLYERYQLLKSIKPVVERSLGSATEQSLPSASVHKGPGDAADADLEERLSHHLNGLQQVLTHLARDANALTRRYSQILEQINLSDGQPSW from the coding sequence ATGGAGCAGTACTTCTCGGCCACCCAGAAGATGGAGCAGGAGGTGATGTTTCCTAGCCTGCTCCGAGGGGTCTTCCCGGAGCCCGACGAGGCTGCCCCTGCTGCCGACGGCCGCAAGGACCTGTAcgagcgctaccagctcctgaaGTCCATCAAGCCCGTGGTGGAGAGGAGCCTGGGGTCCGCCACCGAGCAGAGCCTGCCCAGCGCCAGTGTGCACAAAGGCCCAGGCGATGCAGCAGATGCCGATCTGGAAGAGCGCCTTTCCCACCACCTCAACGGCTTGCAGCAGGTCCTCACCCACCTCGCCAGAGACGCCAATGCCCTCACCCGAAGGTACAGCCAAATCCTCGAGCAGATCAACCTCAGTGATGGGCAGCCCAGCTGGTGA
- the LOC138065841 gene encoding mid1-interacting protein 1-B-like, translating to MEQYFSATQKMEQEVMFPSLLRGVFPEPDEAAPAADGRKDLYERYQLLKSIKPVVERGLGSATEQSLPSASVHKGPGDAADADLEERLSHHLNGLQQVLTHLARDANALTRRYSQILEQINLSDGQPSW from the coding sequence ATGGAGCAGTACTTCTCGGCCACCCAGAAGATGGAGCAGGAGGTGATGTTTCCCAGCCTGCTCCGAGGGGTCTTCCCGGAGCCCGACGAGGCTGCCCCTGCTGCCGACGGCCGCAAGGACCTGTAcgagcgctaccagctcctgaaGTCCATCAAGCCCGTGGTGGAGAGGGGCCTGGGGTCCGCCACCGAGCAGAGCCTGCCCAGCGCCAGTGTGCACAAAGGCCCAGGCGATGCAGCAGATGCCGATCTGGAAGAGCGCCTTTCCCACCACCTCAACGGCTTGCAGCAGGTCCTCACCCACCTCGCCAGAGACGCCAATGCCCTCACCCGAAGGTACAGCCAAATCCTCGAGCAGATCAACCTCAGTGATGGGCAGCCCAGCTGGTGA